In a genomic window of Agarivorans albus:
- the sbcB gene encoding exodeoxyribonuclease I — protein MSDNTFLFHDYETFGVHPGRDRPCQFAAIRTDWDLNPIGKPIELFCQPPNDYVPHPQACLVTGITPQLAMKKGLIESDFIERINNEFSQPGTCGVGYNSIRFDDEVTRYTLFRNFLDPYEREWKNGNSRWDLIDMVRACYALRPEGIEWPTSDDGLVSFRLELLTAANGLSHANAHDAVSDVYATIAMAKLIKDKQPKLFNYLLNLRNKKSVAQQFDLLNNKPLVHISGMFGAAQGCASWVLPIAWHPINKNAMIVIDLNKDASVLLSLSAEEIHQRLYTARSELAADELPIPVKLIHTNKCPVLAPASTLTPERAEELGLNRAQCRQSLDLIAKNKAEVEQKLSQVFAIEREFDQDSNPDTALYNGFIGNADKNLMQVLRSSDPNLISKQQFQFADPRLNQLILRYKARNYPECLNESELQQWQAHRQASITEQVALVFPELEMLMSEYQNDTNKINILKSLYNYIENL, from the coding sequence ATGAGTGACAACACTTTTTTATTTCACGACTACGAAACTTTTGGCGTACACCCTGGGCGAGACCGCCCTTGTCAGTTTGCTGCAATACGTACCGATTGGGACTTAAACCCAATAGGAAAGCCCATTGAGCTGTTTTGTCAGCCGCCTAATGATTACGTGCCGCACCCACAAGCTTGTTTGGTTACAGGTATTACCCCGCAATTAGCCATGAAAAAAGGCCTGATTGAAAGTGACTTCATAGAACGAATTAATAATGAGTTTAGTCAACCCGGTACCTGTGGTGTCGGCTATAACAGCATACGTTTTGATGATGAAGTTACCCGCTATACCCTATTCCGTAACTTTCTCGATCCTTATGAACGTGAATGGAAGAATGGTAATTCTCGTTGGGATTTAATCGACATGGTTCGCGCGTGTTATGCGCTTAGACCAGAAGGTATTGAATGGCCAACTAGTGACGATGGCTTAGTCAGCTTTAGGCTTGAATTGCTCACTGCAGCCAACGGTTTAAGCCATGCTAATGCCCACGATGCAGTATCAGATGTATACGCCACCATCGCCATGGCTAAGTTGATTAAAGATAAGCAGCCTAAGCTATTCAACTATTTGCTTAATCTTCGGAACAAAAAGTCCGTCGCTCAACAATTTGATCTACTCAACAACAAACCTTTGGTGCACATATCGGGAATGTTTGGAGCGGCTCAAGGCTGTGCCTCTTGGGTGTTGCCTATTGCTTGGCATCCAATCAACAAAAACGCCATGATAGTGATCGACTTAAACAAAGACGCCAGCGTTTTACTGTCACTAAGTGCAGAGGAAATCCACCAACGGCTGTATACCGCACGTAGTGAGCTGGCTGCCGATGAACTGCCGATTCCGGTAAAACTTATTCACACCAATAAATGCCCAGTACTCGCCCCAGCTAGCACCTTAACGCCGGAACGAGCGGAAGAGTTAGGCTTAAACCGAGCACAATGTCGTCAAAGCTTAGATTTAATAGCAAAAAACAAAGCTGAGGTTGAACAGAAGCTGTCGCAAGTATTTGCTATAGAGCGTGAGTTTGACCAAGACAGTAACCCCGATACTGCCTTATACAACGGATTTATTGGCAATGCCGATAAAAACCTCATGCAAGTTTTACGCTCTAGCGATCCTAACTTGATTAGCAAACAGCAGTTTCAATTTGCTGATCCAAGGCTTAACCAATTAATCCTGCGTTACAAGGCACGCAATTACCCCGAGTGTTTAAATGAAAGCGAATTGCAGCAATGGCAAGCGCATCGACAAGCCTCAATTACCGAGCAAGTTGCGCTGGTGTTTCCAGAGTTAGAAATGCTGATGAGTGAGTATCAAAATGATACTAATAAAATAAATATACTAAAAAGCCTATATAACTACATAGAAAACCTTTAA
- a CDS encoding glycoside hydrolase family 36 protein, protein MFSKLDSVLRLVRQWQLSSPHEQGLYTPQWSGAECVIRVDNLSAHSMSLGQIDLFDGQLPDNAKFHGEGFQMLAQNYGTANNITAIGRCPDAGEYRLSEDADHFTAYNQLLIESNGCYILLGFSSCHRFSGYFKVYPSGRLVIGIDSDTLAIPAHHYINSESLFVASGESREAVLEQFANAIQQHHPRLSWPSKPNGWCSWYHYYADVSAEDIEENLQQLISPHDHLDYLLIDDGYQEFMGDWLYPSDRFSGGVEGLCKRIREQGKEPAIWVAPFIAQAESRLFKQHPEWFVKGQDGQPLAAEEVTYGGWRCTPWYVLDTTQVQVNQYLHQVFSHMYHHWGVKYFKLDAIYWGTLAKGYRADPNKTRIEAYRMGMETINKACDGQAYILGCNAPMWPSLGLVHGMRIADDVERNIGRFKQIAKETFFRNWQDMRLWHNDPDCVTLNNIPNQQTDEDAYNWHRVSLLASSGIVFSGDRLTELDDAQASVLSVLEKNQADAARFADFSLQHAKQYQNQQLVRQYWFNWDEHNSLNIELSLDQQWQVLWADKRFVSKQTDKGLTICLAPNSAVVFEKKG, encoded by the coding sequence GTGTTTTCAAAGCTTGATTCTGTTCTTCGGTTGGTTCGTCAGTGGCAGTTAAGCTCGCCACATGAGCAAGGTTTATACACGCCACAATGGAGTGGGGCGGAATGTGTGATAAGAGTAGATAATTTGTCTGCTCATAGCATGAGCTTAGGGCAGATTGATTTGTTCGACGGCCAATTACCCGACAATGCCAAGTTTCATGGTGAGGGTTTTCAAATGTTAGCGCAGAACTACGGTACTGCGAATAACATCACTGCGATTGGTCGCTGCCCCGATGCAGGAGAGTATCGGCTTAGTGAAGATGCTGATCATTTTACTGCATATAATCAGCTACTTATTGAAAGTAACGGATGTTACATCTTACTGGGTTTTAGTTCATGCCACCGCTTTAGTGGTTATTTTAAGGTATACCCTAGTGGCCGTTTAGTCATTGGTATTGATAGCGATACCCTTGCGATCCCCGCCCACCATTACATCAATAGTGAAAGCTTATTTGTGGCTAGCGGAGAGAGCCGCGAAGCCGTGTTAGAGCAATTTGCCAATGCAATACAGCAGCATCACCCTCGGCTTAGCTGGCCGAGTAAGCCTAATGGTTGGTGCTCGTGGTATCACTATTATGCTGATGTATCCGCAGAGGATATTGAGGAAAATCTTCAACAGCTTATTAGCCCACATGACCACTTAGATTACTTGTTGATTGATGATGGCTACCAAGAGTTTATGGGGGATTGGCTGTATCCGTCTGATCGTTTTAGTGGTGGCGTAGAAGGTTTATGCAAACGAATTAGAGAGCAGGGGAAAGAGCCCGCGATTTGGGTTGCGCCTTTTATTGCGCAAGCAGAGTCTCGGTTGTTTAAGCAACATCCTGAGTGGTTTGTGAAAGGTCAAGACGGTCAGCCTTTAGCAGCAGAAGAAGTAACTTATGGCGGGTGGCGCTGTACGCCTTGGTATGTATTAGATACTACCCAAGTGCAAGTAAACCAGTATCTGCACCAGGTGTTTAGCCATATGTACCACCACTGGGGAGTGAAGTACTTTAAGTTAGACGCTATTTATTGGGGAACATTGGCTAAAGGCTATCGTGCTGATCCCAATAAAACTCGGATTGAAGCTTACCGAATGGGTATGGAAACCATCAATAAAGCCTGTGATGGGCAGGCCTACATTCTTGGCTGTAATGCCCCAATGTGGCCTTCATTAGGTTTAGTGCATGGGATGCGTATTGCCGATGATGTTGAGCGAAATATTGGGCGATTTAAGCAAATAGCTAAAGAGACTTTCTTCCGCAATTGGCAAGATATGCGCTTATGGCATAACGACCCCGACTGTGTGACCTTAAATAATATCCCTAACCAACAGACAGATGAAGACGCTTACAACTGGCACCGGGTGAGTTTATTGGCGAGCAGCGGTATAGTGTTCTCTGGCGATCGCCTAACAGAGCTAGACGATGCGCAGGCTAGCGTATTAAGTGTGCTAGAGAAAAACCAAGCAGACGCGGCCCGTTTTGCTGACTTTAGCTTGCAGCATGCTAAGCAATATCAAAACCAGCAGCTAGTTCGCCAATATTGGTTTAACTGGGACGAGCACAATAGTTTGAATATAGAGCTAAGTTTAGATCAGCAGTGGCAGGTTTTATGGGCTGACAAACGCTTTGTTAGTAAACAAACTGATAAGGGTTTAACCATTTGCTTAGCACCAAATAGCGCGGTGGTATTCGAAAAAAAAGGGTAA